The following is a genomic window from Methanobacteriaceae archaeon.
TATCAAATTATTATTAAAATATATTTATCAAATTATATTATCTAATTATAATTAATTATTGGTTTTAATAGGGCATTATGGTTAGAGATAAATCTTCAAGATGAATTTAAGTCTTCTGGACGATTCAAATTTCTGAAACTGGTTTTTTCAGGATCTAGAAGGTTTACATCAACATAATTTACTTTAACAACTTTGTAAAGAGATTTAACGTCATTAAAACCTTCTTTTAATCTGTTTTTTATCAAAGGAAGGCATTTTTTATGATAATAGGCATGTAATGGTTCAACAGAACCATCAGGCCACTGAGGAACTATTGCAGAATATTCATTGGTCTTATCATCTTCAACACATTTAAAAATCATTTTTACGAAATCTGAAGATATAAAAGGAGAATCGCAGGGTAATACCAGAGCACCATAACTTTCAACATGAGTTAAACCAGTAAATAAGCCCATCAGCGGACCTTTATCCATTTCTTGGTCCGTTATCATTTTTATAAGGAGACCATCTTCTTTTAAGTGTTTTTTGAAGTGATTAATATGTTTTTCATATAAGCTGAGCTGTTTTTCATCTCTAAATACCAGAATTATTTCATCAGCAAGTCTTTCAAGGGTTTGCATAATGTGGATTATCAAGGGTTTAGAATCCAAGCTTATTAATCCTTTATCTGTACCCATGCGTTGGCTTCTACCACCACAAAGGATTATACATGAATGCATAATCATCTCCAATATTTGGATTTTGGTCTATTCATGAAAAAAGAATGCTAAAATTAATATTTTTGTCCTTAAATTACCTTAGAAAGTTTTTTAACTTCTAAACTCATTAAAAATTTTGTCTCATTTAAATTGTTTGCATTTATCGAATAAAAAATATAAATAAATGCTTCAAATTACATGAGCCTGGTTGTGGGATAGTTAGGGCTTTCATTGGTAATCATAAGGTCGTGGGGATGGCTTTCTGTCATACCACTGGATGTAATTCTTACGAAGCGGGATTTTTCCCACATTTCTTCTATGTTAATGGCTCCGCAGTAACCCATTGAAGCTTTAAGACCACCCATAAGCTGGAATATCACTTCATTGGCCGGTCCTTTAAATGGTACGACCCCTTCCACACCTTCTGGCACCAGTTTAGCATGTTTCATGGGACCTTTTACTTCCTGGAAATAACGGTCAGTTCCTGCTCCAGAACCTCCAGTCATGGCACCCAGGGAACCCATTCCACGGTACTGTTTGAATTTACGGCCGTTCATTATAACCACTTCTCCAGGAGATTCAGAAGTCCCAGCCAGGAGACTTCCCAACATAACTGAGTCCGCTCCAATGGCAATGGCTTTAGCAACATCTCCTGAATATCTTAAACCCCCGTCAGCAATCAACGGAACACCATGCTCATGAGCAACATCAGCCACTGATGATATGGCAGTTAACTGAGGAACTCCCACTCCAGCTATGATTCTGGTGGTGCAGATTGAACCCGGACCGATACCTACTTTCAAACCATCTACATCAGCACCAGTTATGATTGCTTCGGCTGCTTCACCAGTTGCAATATTTCCTACCAGGAGATCAGCCCTTATTTCATCTTTCATTTTCTTAGCAGATTTAATAATGCTTGGTTTGTGTGCATGAGCCACATCCACAGCTATAATATCAGCCCCTGCTTTGTCCAGTGCAATGGCTCGTTCCATGTCAAAGGGGCCAGTAGCCGCAGCAACCAGGAACCTCCCCTCCTTATCACGAACAGCATTGGGATGTTTTTTGCGCTCTAGGATGTCTCTAATGGTTACAATACCAACGATACGATCGTTTTTAACTACAGGCAGTCTTTCCACCTTGTTATCATATGCAATATCCAAGGCTTCTTCTGGAGATGTAGATTCACTGATGGTCACCACTTCTTCAGTCATAAACTCACGCACCTTTTTCTGGGCATCAGAGTTTATAATGGGTTTAATATCCCTCCGGCTGATTATACCAATGACCTTCCCATCTTCAACTACGGGTAGACCACTAACATCTTCCAAATCCATGATGGTGTTGGCTTCTTTGATGGAACTTTCTGGGGATGTGGTTATAACATCTCTAATGGTGAGATCCTCAGAACTTTTGACTTTTTTAACCTCATCTAACTGCTCTTTAATGGTCATGTTACGATGAATAACTCCTAAACCTCCCTCCTGAGCTAATGCAATGGCCATTTCTGCTTCTGTAACAGTGTCCATAGCAGAACTCACAATAGGGATGTTTAAATAGTAATTTCTGGAAACCCTGCTCCTGGTGTTCACGTCTTTAGGTTCTATATTAGATTCAGATGGCACCAGTAAAAAATCGTCAAATGTGTATCCTTTAGGGGCTTTATTTAATTTATCTGAAAACATAACCTGCATCCTCCATTCCATCAATAGTAAAATCTAGTAATAATAATAGTCAATTGGAAAATTCGCTATTCATATTGTTATTTGGGTCCTATCTTTAACATTTAATAGTATATCAATGACTATTTATCTAAAAACCGGCTACCATCTGTTTGAGTCTGGCAACTGCTTCGTGATGAATAGTTCCAGAATCACGATCCCCACCAACACATGCAGCTCCTCTAATTCCAGCAACATCACAGCCCAGTTCAGCGAGTAATGGTAATTGTTCTTCAGTAACTGAACCTGCCAGAGCTGATTTAAGACCATAGTCATGAATTTCCTGGGTGAATCTGGA
Proteins encoded in this region:
- a CDS encoding molybdenum cofactor guanylyltransferase — protein: MHSCIILCGGRSQRMGTDKGLISLDSKPLIIHIMQTLERLADEIILVFRDEKQLSLYEKHINHFKKHLKEDGLLIKMITDQEMDKGPLMGLFTGLTHVESYGALVLPCDSPFISSDFVKMIFKCVEDDKTNEYSAIVPQWPDGSVEPLHAYYHKKCLPLIKNRLKEGFNDVKSLYKVVKVNYVDVNLLDPEKTSFRNLNRPEDLNSS
- the guaB gene encoding IMP dehydrogenase; its protein translation is MFSDKLNKAPKGYTFDDFLLVPSESNIEPKDVNTRSRVSRNYYLNIPIVSSAMDTVTEAEMAIALAQEGGLGVIHRNMTIKEQLDEVKKVKSSEDLTIRDVITTSPESSIKEANTIMDLEDVSGLPVVEDGKVIGIISRRDIKPIINSDAQKKVREFMTEEVVTISESTSPEEALDIAYDNKVERLPVVKNDRIVGIVTIRDILERKKHPNAVRDKEGRFLVAAATGPFDMERAIALDKAGADIIAVDVAHAHKPSIIKSAKKMKDEIRADLLVGNIATGEAAEAIITGADVDGLKVGIGPGSICTTRIIAGVGVPQLTAISSVADVAHEHGVPLIADGGLRYSGDVAKAIAIGADSVMLGSLLAGTSESPGEVVIMNGRKFKQYRGMGSLGAMTGGSGAGTDRYFQEVKGPMKHAKLVPEGVEGVVPFKGPANEVIFQLMGGLKASMGYCGAINIEEMWEKSRFVRITSSGMTESHPHDLMITNESPNYPTTRLM